A region of Myxococcus stipitatus DSM 14675 DNA encodes the following proteins:
- a CDS encoding ATP-binding cassette domain-containing protein: MTKSNSNPSQHAADRHDMIRVRGARENNLKDVSVELPKRRLTVFTGVSGSGKSSLVFGTIAAESQRLINETYSAFVQGFMPSLGRPEVDVLDGLTTAIIVDQERMGANSRSTVGTATDANAMLRVLFSRLAKPHIGSSNAYSFNVPSVRAVGSMTIEKGEGGGKTEKKVFNLTGGMCPKCEGMGTVNDIDLTQLFDESKSLNEGALTIPGYTQDGWYVRIFAASGFLDGDKPIRDYTKKERHDFLYREPVKVKFDNMNLTYEGLIPRIQKSFLTKDKESLQPHIRAFVERAVTFTTCPDCKGTRLNEAARSSKIKGINIADACAMQINELADWLRGLKEPSVAPLVANLQHALDSFVEIGLGYLSLDRPTGTLSGGESQRTQMVRHLGSALTDVTYVFDEPTVGLHPHDIQRMNTLLLNLRDKGNTVLVVEHKPEAIQIADHVVDIGPGAGTNGGQVVFEGTIAGLRASGTLTGRHLDDRAKVKPSVRKPSGMLKVRGASSHNLKKVDVDIPLGVLVVVTGVAGSGKSSLIHGSVSGREGVVAVDQSAIKGSRRSNPATYTDLLEPIRKAFAKANNVKPALFSANSEGACPTCNGAGVIYTDLGMMAGVSTTCEDCEGKRFQAAVLKYKFGGLNIAEVLDLPVDEAVAFFGSGKGSTPAAHAILKRMSDVGLGYLRLGQPLTTLSGGERQRLKLATHMGEEGGIYVLDEPTTGLHLADVAQMLALLDRLVESGKSVIVIEHHQAVMAHADWIIDLGPGAGHDGGRIVFEGTPADLVASRKTLTGKHLAAYVGGPAVDGGSAAPAASGRSTKAKSRAG, from the coding sequence ATGACCAAGTCCAATTCCAATCCCAGCCAGCACGCCGCCGACCGCCACGACATGATTCGCGTCCGGGGCGCGCGTGAGAACAACCTGAAGGACGTGAGCGTCGAGCTGCCCAAGCGGCGCCTCACCGTGTTCACCGGCGTGTCCGGCTCGGGCAAGTCGTCGCTGGTGTTCGGCACCATCGCGGCGGAGTCGCAGCGCCTCATCAACGAGACCTACAGCGCGTTCGTCCAGGGCTTCATGCCGTCGCTGGGACGCCCGGAGGTCGACGTCCTCGACGGGTTGACCACGGCCATCATCGTCGACCAGGAGCGCATGGGGGCCAACTCCCGCTCCACCGTGGGGACGGCGACGGACGCCAACGCGATGCTGCGGGTGCTCTTCAGCCGCCTCGCCAAGCCGCACATCGGCTCCTCCAACGCGTACTCCTTCAACGTCCCCTCGGTGCGCGCCGTCGGGTCGATGACCATCGAGAAGGGTGAAGGGGGCGGGAAGACCGAGAAGAAGGTCTTCAACCTCACCGGCGGCATGTGCCCCAAGTGCGAGGGCATGGGCACCGTCAATGACATCGACCTGACCCAGCTCTTCGACGAGTCGAAGTCGCTCAACGAGGGCGCGCTCACCATCCCCGGCTACACCCAGGATGGCTGGTACGTGCGCATCTTCGCGGCCTCGGGGTTCCTCGACGGGGACAAGCCCATCCGCGACTACACGAAGAAGGAGCGCCACGACTTCCTGTATCGCGAGCCGGTGAAGGTGAAGTTCGACAACATGAACCTCACCTACGAGGGGCTGATTCCTCGCATCCAGAAGTCGTTCCTGACCAAGGACAAGGAGTCGCTCCAGCCGCACATCCGCGCCTTCGTGGAGCGCGCGGTGACGTTCACCACCTGCCCGGACTGCAAGGGCACGCGGCTCAACGAGGCGGCCCGGTCCTCCAAGATCAAGGGCATCAACATCGCCGACGCCTGCGCGATGCAGATCAACGAGCTGGCCGACTGGCTCCGCGGCCTGAAGGAGCCCTCCGTCGCGCCGCTGGTGGCGAACCTGCAACACGCGCTGGACTCGTTCGTGGAGATTGGCCTGGGCTACCTCAGTCTGGACCGGCCCACGGGCACGCTGTCGGGTGGCGAGTCCCAGCGCACGCAGATGGTCCGGCACCTGGGCTCCGCGCTCACCGACGTGACGTACGTGTTCGACGAGCCGACCGTCGGCCTGCATCCGCACGACATCCAGCGGATGAACACCCTGCTCCTGAACCTGCGCGACAAGGGCAACACGGTGCTCGTCGTGGAGCACAAGCCGGAGGCGATTCAAATCGCCGACCACGTCGTGGACATCGGCCCTGGCGCCGGCACGAACGGTGGGCAGGTGGTGTTCGAGGGCACCATCGCGGGGCTCCGCGCCAGCGGCACGCTGACGGGCCGCCACCTGGATGACCGGGCGAAGGTGAAGCCGTCGGTGCGCAAGCCGTCGGGCATGCTGAAGGTGCGCGGCGCCAGCAGCCACAACCTGAAGAAGGTGGACGTCGACATCCCGCTCGGCGTGCTGGTGGTGGTGACGGGCGTGGCCGGCTCCGGGAAGAGCTCGCTCATCCACGGCTCGGTGTCGGGCCGTGAGGGCGTGGTGGCGGTGGACCAGTCCGCCATCAAGGGCTCTCGGCGCAGCAACCCGGCGACGTACACGGACCTGCTGGAGCCCATCCGCAAGGCCTTCGCGAAGGCCAACAACGTGAAGCCCGCGCTGTTCAGCGCCAACTCGGAGGGCGCGTGCCCGACGTGCAACGGCGCCGGCGTCATCTACACCGACCTGGGGATGATGGCCGGTGTCTCCACGACGTGTGAGGACTGCGAGGGGAAGCGCTTCCAGGCCGCGGTGCTGAAGTACAAGTTCGGGGGCCTCAACATCGCCGAGGTGCTCGACCTGCCCGTCGACGAGGCCGTCGCCTTCTTCGGCTCCGGCAAGGGGAGCACGCCCGCCGCGCACGCCATCCTCAAGCGCATGTCGGACGTGGGGCTCGGCTACCTGCGCCTCGGGCAGCCCTTGACGACGCTGTCGGGCGGCGAGCGGCAGCGGCTGAAGCTGGCGACGCACATGGGCGAGGAGGGCGGCATCTACGTGCTCGACGAGCCGACCACCGGCCTGCACCTGGCGGATGTCGCGCAGATGCTCGCGCTGCTGGACCGGCTGGTCGAGTCCGGCAAGTCCGTCATCGTCATCGAGCACCACCAGGCGGTCATGGCGCATGCCGATTGGATCATCGACCTGGGACCGGGCGCGGGCCATGACGGCGGCCGCATCGTGTTCGAGGGCACCCCGGCCGACCTGGTCGCGTCGCGCAAGACGCTGACGGGCAAGCACCTGGCGGCCTACGTCGGAGGCCCCGCCGTGGACGGCGGCAGCGCCGCCCCCGCGGCCTCGGGACGGAGCACCAAGGCCAAGAGCCGCGCGGGCTGA
- a CDS encoding VOC family protein, translated as MTTLKLSTVHLIVDDPTRALAFYRDALGLTLTGDVVQGPLRWLTFSSPDQPGVQIVLSQPHAGRSKEDGDAVARLLAKGSLGGAIFASNNLEETFAKLTAAQVDVVQPPTDQPWGVRDCAVRDPAGNMIRISQA; from the coding sequence ATGACCACCCTCAAGCTCTCGACCGTTCATCTGATTGTTGACGACCCCACGCGCGCGCTCGCGTTCTACCGGGATGCGCTGGGGCTGACCCTCACGGGCGATGTCGTCCAGGGCCCGCTCCGGTGGCTCACCTTCTCGTCTCCGGACCAGCCGGGCGTCCAGATCGTGCTGAGCCAGCCCCACGCCGGTCGCAGCAAGGAGGATGGTGACGCCGTGGCCCGCCTGCTGGCGAAGGGCTCGCTGGGCGGGGCCATCTTCGCCAGCAACAACCTGGAGGAGACGTTCGCCAAGCTGACCGCCGCCCAGGTGGACGTGGTGCAGCCGCCCACGGACCAGCCGTGGGGCGTGCGCGACTGTGCCGTGCGGGACCCCGCCGGCAACATGATTCGCATCAGCCAGGCCTGA
- a CDS encoding helix-turn-helix transcriptional regulator — MASKETLADELAELVRLRRARDLMDREFESPLDVEAIAKAAYMSPAHFSRRFKQEYGESPYSYLMTRRIERAMALLRRGDLSVTDVCMAVGCTSLGSFSASFTKLVGTSPSDYRAQQHTEDGVLPACVQKERTRPRRAGSEKQSPE, encoded by the coding sequence ATGGCTTCCAAGGAGACGCTGGCGGACGAACTCGCGGAGCTCGTCCGTCTGCGGCGGGCCCGTGACCTCATGGACCGCGAGTTCGAAAGCCCCCTCGACGTGGAGGCCATCGCGAAGGCGGCCTACATGTCCCCTGCCCACTTCTCACGCCGCTTCAAGCAGGAGTACGGGGAGAGCCCGTACTCCTACCTGATGACACGCCGCATCGAGCGGGCCATGGCGCTGCTGCGGCGGGGAGACCTGAGCGTCACCGACGTGTGCATGGCGGTCGGCTGCACCTCGCTCGGCTCCTTCAGCGCCAGCTTCACCAAGCTGGTGGGCACGTCGCCGTCGGACTACCGCGCCCAGCAGCACACCGAGGACGGCGTGCTGCCCGCCTGCGTGCAGAAAGAGCGGACGCGCCCCCGTCGAGCAGGATCCGAGAAGCAATCCCCGGAGTAA
- a CDS encoding NADPH-dependent F420 reductase — MKIGIIGAGSIGATLARKWVKLGHQVALANSRGPDSLRTLAAEIGATAVTAAEAARSGEVVVITIPQGAVPGLPKDLFAGVPSDVVVIDTGNYYPSRDGSIPALEQGQLESVWVSQHLGRPVIKAFNNIYFSSLAAKSTPKGTPGRIALPVAGDVPEAKAKVLRIIDELGFDTVDTGTLDDSWRQQPGSPCYTNDLDVKQLTAALAKAERSRVPEYRKAADDAARAFFESQKKS, encoded by the coding sequence ATGAAGATTGGAATCATTGGTGCGGGCAGCATCGGCGCGACGCTGGCGCGGAAGTGGGTGAAGCTGGGTCACCAGGTGGCGCTCGCCAACTCGCGCGGGCCGGACTCCCTGCGCACGCTCGCGGCCGAAATCGGAGCCACCGCGGTCACCGCCGCCGAGGCCGCTCGCAGCGGCGAGGTCGTCGTCATCACCATCCCCCAGGGCGCCGTCCCGGGCCTGCCCAAGGACCTCTTCGCCGGCGTGCCCTCCGACGTGGTCGTGATTGATACGGGCAACTACTACCCCTCGCGCGATGGCAGCATCCCCGCGCTCGAGCAGGGCCAGCTCGAGAGCGTGTGGGTCAGCCAGCATCTGGGCCGGCCGGTCATCAAGGCCTTCAACAACATCTACTTCAGCTCCCTCGCCGCGAAGAGCACCCCCAAGGGCACCCCCGGGCGCATCGCCCTCCCCGTCGCCGGTGACGTCCCCGAGGCGAAGGCGAAGGTCCTGCGCATCATCGACGAGCTCGGGTTCGACACCGTCGACACGGGCACCCTCGACGACTCCTGGCGCCAGCAGCCCGGCTCCCCCTGCTACACGAATGACTTGGATGTGAAGCAGCTCACGGCCGCGCTCGCCAAGGCGGAGCGCAGCCGCGTCCCCGAGTACCGCAAGGCCGCCGACGACGCGGCGCGCGCGTTCTTCGAGTCCCAGAAGAAGTCCTGA
- a CDS encoding sel1 repeat family protein, protein MRRMFVLGLLGGGVACKAPLTPEEDRGRAVEWVRTHSSEPVREECPADRVPEKETKLGDFKTHCDGRLAWCARQCSDGDDATACYSLAYGFMVKDTHVALMEPLYRRSCVLGAMRGCTLWAGALAYLHGSSDEEKVCLARTYEKTCARGEPMGCAVHGFDLMIGRHAPPDLKKAREVLERVCKATSADDPACESARDSLAALTSLERNPGTTTPPPATRPRPGGP, encoded by the coding sequence GTGCGGAGAATGTTCGTCCTGGGGCTGTTGGGTGGGGGGGTGGCCTGCAAGGCCCCGCTGACGCCGGAGGAGGACCGCGGGCGGGCCGTGGAGTGGGTGCGGACGCACTCGAGCGAGCCCGTGCGGGAGGAGTGCCCCGCGGACAGGGTCCCCGAGAAGGAGACGAAGCTCGGTGACTTCAAGACCCACTGTGACGGGCGGCTCGCCTGGTGCGCGAGGCAGTGCTCCGACGGGGACGACGCGACCGCCTGTTACTCCCTCGCCTACGGCTTCATGGTGAAGGACACCCACGTCGCCCTGATGGAGCCGCTCTACCGTCGCTCGTGTGTCCTGGGGGCCATGAGGGGCTGTACGCTCTGGGCCGGGGCGCTCGCGTACCTGCACGGCTCGAGCGACGAGGAGAAGGTGTGCCTCGCGCGCACCTACGAGAAGACGTGCGCACGAGGGGAGCCGATGGGGTGCGCCGTGCACGGCTTCGACCTGATGATAGGCAGGCACGCTCCGCCAGACCTGAAGAAGGCCCGTGAGGTCCTGGAGCGCGTCTGCAAGGCCACCTCCGCGGACGACCCCGCGTGCGAGTCCGCGCGTGACAGCCTGGCCGCGCTCACGAGCTTGGAGCGGAACCCGGGAACGACAACGCCCCCTCCAGCCACCAGGCCCCGTCCTGGTGGCCCCTAG